AGAAACTCTTAACTTTGCCAAAATTTTAGGAggaagaatttgtttttaaaaggaaaaaaaaaatatttacctCTTGCACCAATCATTTAGGCAGCAAGTGTCAACGAGTTAGCAGAAAAGAATCAAAATTAAGTTTTATGTTTATATTTATTACAGCGTTGGAGAAAAGAACCGTTTCATTCAAAACCAACCCAATGAAGACAATAATTTAGCGAATTTGTAAAATTACATTTGCCAGACTTGTCTTTTTTTCTCAGTTTAAAATGCACGATTTGCTGAAGACCGAAATCTACAGTAAAACACCAAAATTTCATCAGTATGTTCCAATCTGACTGCAAATAGGAGATTTACATACTTGTTCAGCAACTCTACAGCTAAACACAGTTAGAATGATTTTAAACACATCTAAAAAGGCAATTCATTTAGAAAGATCTTGCtattcccccaacccccaccaccccccaaaaaacaaaaacaaagtatgGTAACATCCCATAACCTGCAGTCAGCACAATAAACACAGTTGACGTTCCTGAAAACTCTGTAAAGGGGTGCAGAAAAAACATCCCTCAATAAAACATTAGCAACAAATATTGAACACAAAACTACAAtgtagaattttttttcttttttataacCAGACTACAAGGTAAGAAACACAGAACAGCTACAATGTTATCAAGAATCAGCACAAGGGTTGTCCAGGCAAGATAATATTTTACATAACTTGATACACATTGTATAGAAGTGGGTTTAAACAAAAGACCATCTACAGGTAGTGTAACTGTACAGAGATCCCAGCACGATTGTAGTGCCACTAAAACTGTTTATTATCCTCTCAATCACGTGTCTGCAGTTGTCTCTTTCTTGCGTACAAAGTTTTCCTCTGGATCGATAAAGGTAACAGAGGATTGAACCAATCCAGATTCGAGGTGTGAATGTACGTGTGGGCGCGGGGAAGGAATAGCGGGAGTTGGGGAAAAGATATACGATCCTCTCAATCTGCAACCCACTGCACAAATCATCGTTCAGCTACACAGGTATGGAACAAGCCACTGATTAACACCTTGCAACTGGAGAGGAGGGCTCACagaagcaagaaaaaaaaatctgtgccaCCAAAAAAAAGGTCTTCGAAAGTAAACCACATTGTGTAAACGTCCCAGATAAAATGGCTACAATATGGACAACATCGGATCTTATACCTAGACTAGCGCCTTATTCAGTTCAGCACAAAAATACACGGGTTCAAAGGATGAAGCAGAGGAAGTCTGTTCGGGTGCTAGAGgcgtttacatttttttttctttgcttcaaAAAGATGCGATGTGTAACGTACAGTCCTTCCAGGAGAAGGGTTTTTatgtcttgaatttttttttgtccttcatGTTTATGGAATAAAAGAAGTTCAGCCTTTTTATTGCGTGAAACTCAAAATTGGGGTTTTGCCCCCAGTTCCTCGTCAACACGTTGAACTGCTTCTTGCATACGTTCTTTAATCTTCCAGAGGGCAGCCGTTTCATCATTCTGGTCCTGGAGAAGGGGGAAGGGGAAAAATCACACGCTCATCGTCATGCTGGGGGAATACTGAAAGAAAGTGACAAAGATTACATGGGTTGGAACCATACAACTTCCACCAGACCAATTCAGAAAATCTGGGTTCTACTAAACATGGCAGATCTGCAAATATAGTTGGCTGTTCAGCCATAAGCAATCATTCAATCCCCACCACCATGGAGGGAATTGCTCCCTCATTTAAAGACAGATTCTCCTCTCCTTCATACTGACAGAAAGCTGAGCAATCAAGTTATGGGTCTCCAATAACTGTAGGAGTTCCAAGCTAGGGGCATGAGTGTAATTTAACTTTCATATAACCAccctcccagcccctcccattcTATAATATCTACCTCCTACCGCCTCCAACAGAATCAGAGCTCCACGCAAGAACAAGCTCGAGTTCAACAATTTAGTAAACATTTACTAAAGAATTGGATCTTCcattcagaagaaaaaaaattgtatctTCAATTCAAGATCTTTTCTTGCAAACTGACTGCTGTGAGAATTTACTGATTTCTACTTTGAGATAGGTAATTCCCACCTTATTCACCTCAGCACACTACTGCATTTTGTGATCCCTGTAAAATCCTCACTGCAAAAAGGGAAAATGACCAGCACTTGGGAATTAAAATAAATGCGTTTTGTTAAAAATCGATTTTGCTCATCTCCATTTTCCCGTCCTTAATCTTTCTTCCCAAGGGTAATGACTCATTTTGTGCTTGGCTTCAAGTTCAGACAGTTATTCAGCATTTCAGACTCTTATTAGAAACTAGGGGTTCTTTTCATTATAACACAATGGTTAGGTGGAAATTTTACAGAAGTCTTCAACAGGACAGTTTTGATCAAGTAAAAGATTACAAATATTTTCAGCAAGTGAAAGAACACAATAGTTGAAACGATCTATTTTTATGGATTCTAATAATCATGGCTGActtgaaaacagaatttgctgactATCACCAGATAGTGATGAGAAAGGACACTTTGTAAGAGAAAATAAAAGAGTATATGGGGAATGATGTTTGCAGAGAGCAAACATGCTTAATGGGCCATATTGTCTTGTTCTGTTCTGTAAAATACTCCAATCTATTTAGTGGCGATAAAGTGTCACAGTAAAGCCTAATCCTATTCTTCCTTAATGACCAGACTGGTGCAATTTCTCTCCTTCAGTATGGAATTCTGGGGCAGATTGTAGCTGAGGTATCAGAAGCAGAGCTGAGGCTTACCATCTCTGTACAAACTGAAATTTAAATCCAAAGCTATCCCACTCTCAATTGGTCAGTTTTCTGTTTCCAGTTGGAGGAATTTTGTGTTGGGCACACAGATAAGAAATGTTGAAGGAGACAAATGTTTTGCAACTACAATTGTCTCTATCACAGACAGTTGTATACAAAGCAGGTACAACTAACCATCAAACAACTGGTCATCTTGTAATTTTGAATAAATGTATTTTAACAAATATGCCAGAAAGGAAATTGAGTAATACAAAGaatttcattctttgaaattatACAAAGCAAAATCTGCCATGGTTACTTGTAATATGAGCAGTCTTCTCTGACCTTCACAGATACTCACATTATCATTTTGGAAGGAGTGGAGAAAATTGCCTCCTAATTCACCGTCATCCCTTGGAGTGCCTGGAGGATTAGTAATGCTGCTCATGTTGTTGGGAGAGTTCTGAAAATTAAAGAAATGATTTCCACTGTTAATAAAATGAGGGCAGTTCTCCCTGTAAAGATACAATTAGTTTATCACGTATAGCAAGCAAAGCCAAACTTCACTGCTTCAAAATCATAACTTGGAATTTAAATGGATGCTGCTGCCTGGACAAATTTGAAATTTATACCTTCATCGTGGTATTTGTAGCTCCCACCCCACTGTTTTCGATGTACGAGTGTTGATTAGATTTTAATCTTAAGCATGGTACATCAGCTCACACAGTGATGCAACTCAAAATTCTGGAAGGGCACCTATTTTTGAAAATGATTATTGGTAGGTCAGTCAGTCGCTGGATTACATCTGCAATTCTTAACCCTTGGGTTTTAGTGCATTGAGTTGTTAGTTCTCCACTTCCCAATTGGAATGGTCCAAAGGTACAAAGCAACGTAGAAAATAGTACCAGTAGACCATTTAGCTCTTTGAATTTGCTCTTCCATTCAGCTAGATTATGACTGACCTTTCTCAACATCATTTTCCCAGTAACCATAAGagagagaagtaggccattcagcccatcaattctatGTCACCAttgaagatcattgctgatctagcaatcctcaactccactttcctaccttttccttaAAACTCTTGAAATCTCATCCAGAATATACTTAATTGTGGAACCACCACAGTACTCTTAGGTAGACAGAACTCCTAAGATTCACTGGTTTCcgaatgaagaaattccttaaTTCCATTTGTGAATGGTCTACCTTATTCTGATGCTCAGTCCAGTTAATCTAGGCAATCagaacatcctttcagcatctatcctgtcaaacccTCGAAGAACTTTTCATGATTCAGAAATCAACTCTCATTGTTCCAAACTCTCAAGAGTACAGGTGCAGTCTGCTGATTCTGTCCTCCCAggacaatcccaccatcccaggaatatGTCTGATCAATCATTGTTAATTTCCTTTAAGGCAAGCATTTCCTTTCTGTCAATaaagagaccaaatctgcacaaaaTACTTCAATCCTTTTGCAATACAGGCCTAAAAGCCCCCAAAAATCTGAAGCAGCAAAaattgaaataagaacaaaaaactTTTGGAAAGATTCTGTAATTCAGGTGATTCTCATGAGTGGAAGGACAGGGCTAGCCTTTTGTCAGAACTGGAAGATTAAACTGCACAGAATAGATCatgtggcccaaccagtccatgcttagTTTCTGATTGTTCCATCATTTCTCATCTAACTCTGCTATCGTAATTATCTATTCTTTTCTCCCTTACAGGTTTATCTAGTTACCTCTTAAGTGCATCTTTATTATTTGCTTCAACTACTCACTGTGGGAGCTAGTTCTGTATTTTTAACCACTCTTTGATAAAGAaagttcttctgaattccaaacaAGATTTATTGTAGACTCATACCGATAACCTCTAGTTATGCATTTACCTACAAGAGCAAACTTTCTCACTGTACCTACTTTCAATAATTGCCGACAACCCTGttttaggtcacctctcatcaGTCGCTTCCAGGAGAAAAGCAGAGGCAGCCTAACAATCCATTCAGGATAGGTAAACTGATGCATGTCTAATCTAGTAACATTTCTACCTTTCTTTGTTGCACTCTGTCCAATGCCTCTCTATTTGTTTGATAATATGTCCTTCTCATACTCTTTGTTTTCTGATATGAAGCCACTTAGCAATCCGCTCCCATAACTTGTCCCCTGACTCTTCATTCATTAATCTATTAGGGGCACCATTTTGAAGACCTTTGCAAATTCAGGTATGTTACATTTCCTGAATTACCACTACTTTGTCCGTTATCTCCTTAAAATTATTTAGTAAGATAGGGCAAACATGATTGTCCCATTTTTGAAATCCAGGCTGACTATTCATGGTTATACCTCTCATTTCTAAATGTTCTTCTATTCAATTTAGTCAGAATTCCTCAaagatgtttacagcacagaaggatacTTTtgcagcccatcatgtctgcagcaGTCAAAGACTGcacaaatcccattttccactttttggcccatatcctggaGGCTATGGCATATCTATTTACTGTTTCAATGTTAGAGTTTCTGATTCAACCTTCTAGGCAGTGAATTCTAGATTCACACATCCTCCAAGTGACAAAAAACCTCAACTCTTAACCTTTTACCTCTTACCTGAAACCCACGCCCTCTGGTTTTTGGCTCCTCTACCAATGGAAAAAGTGCCTTCCGATCCGTTCCTcttaatcttacacacctctatcCAATCCCCTATCAACCTTcactactccaaggaaaacaaccccagcctatccaatctttcttcatagcacAGACCCTTCGGCTGAGGGAGCATCCGGGGTCTGCACTGTGCCATCATATTCTTCCCATAATTTGGTAACcggaactgcatgcagtactcctgCTGTGGCCTAAACTGCATTTTATACCatttcagcataacctccctattcttGTACTCTGTttctcagctaataaaggcaagtatcccatatgccttcttaaccaattTACCTACTGCCctgctactttcagggatctgtgcataTTCACACCAAGATCCCAAAGATCCTACCTTCCATTCTGCAATCCCTTGCCTTGTTAACCCTCTCCAAGGATattacctcatacttttctgGGTTGCATTTCATTTGCCATTGTTCTGCTGACCTGACCAGTCCACTGATATCTTCCTACATTTTAAGGCGAccttcactatttaccaccctacCACATTTCATCTACAACTGTCTTGATCATATCCCCTACATCTTAATCAAAAATCATTAATGGACTCCAGCAAAGACCTCATTACAGAGCCCTATGGTAACCCACTGGAAGCAAACTTCCAGTAAGaaaaacagccttctaccatcaccctcttctTCCTACATCTCAGCTAACTTGTCACTTTTCCTTAGATCCCAGGCATCTTCCTTCCTGACCAGTTTGCCTTGAGGGACctgatcaaaagccttgctaatgTCCATGTAGACCAATCAAATGCATTACTCAACACCACTCTTGGTTACCCCCTCAAGAAAAGTCCAATTTTTTGAATACCACCCACACTTACAAATTCATGTTGGtgaatccatatccctccaaagtgTATTCTATCATTCAGAATTCTTTCTAGTAACTTCAACACCACCAAGACTAGCCTGTCTGGCCAATTTCATGGTCGATCCCatcctccctttttaaaaataatggtaCAGCGTTAGCAGTCCTCTAGCAACTTAGTTGTGGCGAGAGGGGATTAGAAAATCAACAAGACCTTTgatatttcctcccttgccttccTTCAACAGCCTGAGATATGACTCATCTGGGCCTACACATCTACACACTTTTAAAGCTGGTAAATCCACTACCACTTTCCCTCTTTCTCAGTTAATTATTTCTAACATTTCACTGTTTCCCCACTGCAATTGGCTACAACCGCATTATCCTTTTTCattgtgaacactgatgcaaagtattcattcagttcCCCATACATTCCATTTAGTACTTGAAATCCTCATCGCACTCTCATTCCAAACTCCATTCTCTGGGTTGTCTACATGGTTCCAAAGAAGCTCAAAGCGGGCTTGTCATTCTGTGTGTCACGTTCTTCTGGCCATAATAATGATTTCAGAAACTTGAGACCTTTACCACAGTTCCCAGTTACTCTCAGACAGTTTGTTTTGGTGATGTACGGTAGGGGCATCACTGTTTCCAAAGACTGGGGAGGTGGTTGCGTAACATTagggatgatcatccatgatatCTCCCTATTTTTTTCTATCCAACTCCTGCATGACTGCAGCTAGCTCCACCTCTCCAGGTTTTCTGCACTTCTTTTCCCCTTTCTACTCTGCTTTATTCATTCATATAGTTTTTGGATACATTGTTTATTTCTCTAAACTTCACTTCATCTCGCATCCTTTTGTCACATCATTTTAACCTGTCATTTAAATCACTAGCACTCCTAGGCAATCACAAAATCTCACATTTTCTATGACACCTTGGTTTCCCTGACTGTAATCAGACTCGGGGCTCAGTATGTGGTCAGGTGAAAGACAGTCTATCAACTTGGGGTCCTTTTGGGAGATGACTTTCCTTGCACATTTAAAGAAAACTAGATGGTAATTTTATATATATAGTCAGCTGTAAATTACAGGAATGTTCCAATAAACTAATGCATGTTAAAGCGATTAACTGATTTATCACTTTTAGTTGGTGTGAAACAAATGAGAAATTTGTAGATTAGCTGTTCAATTCACATGCTATATCTAAAGAAAATAAAGTACTTTTACCAGCTGTTCTGAATGAGTCTAATGTACTAAACATTATACACCTGTGTAGAAGATTAAATTCGTGCAGCCAAACATGAACAATATTGCGCAGCATTTATAAAAGTGGAAGTATAATATTTCTCTCTTTTTCAGCCACACTGTCCACCAATTCTAGTTGTGATTCCAGAAGCTCATCTCAGTTtatactgaataaatttaaagctAGATTTGTACCTTAGGAATACCGTCCATATCTCCTGATCCTATGGATAGTAAAAAGAAACATTTAGTTTAAAATGTGCTTGTCTTTTATCAATCACCACGTCAGATAACACGAGATCAtattggaaacatattgctgtgaAATCCATAGGTTTTTGCACCTTACAAGGTTCAAAGatacaatatttaaatattccaCACTTCCAAGTAAAAAAATCCACATTCTTCTCTTTATAGACTATATTAGCTTCTTGTCACTAAAGAAGCCTGAAACCTGCTTAGGGACAATGAATTCTATACTTCCAGACTGGGTTCAGTTTAAACACTAATTCCATAAACATTATTTCATCATTACTTCTAGTTACCTAATGATCCATTCATGTGATGTGGCTCAATTCCTCCCATTCCACCCATTGGACCCTCAGAACCAGGCCCTAGTGGGAACTgaggaaaaataaagttaaaagaaatgaaaaatacatGCTCACAATTTCTTAGGTTAATGCAGTTGTGACAATTGGCAAACCAACTGTTTCAGACAAGAGTTCAAGAGTTTAGCAATGAACAAAACCAACACACAAAATTGGAATGATTCGTAATTGCAATGAAAAGACAATACCAAAATGATTTAACTATTTCCCTGTGggaattgttttctttcttgCAAACTAAACTTACATTTGATCGGCTTCCTCCAGGTGGCACTGGATTAATCATTGTGTACATGTTGTCACTGGAATTCGTTGAATCTGTATTTGAAGATAACAAAAAAAGTCAACACAGGTAACGTCGCATTTATACATACGTACAGAAACACATTTGCATCACATGTGCAAGCAAATCCAAGCTTCTTGGTCTTAAACATCATTCAAAACCAATGCTTACATTTTTGTAACCTTTATTGAGCTGCAAGTCACTTGGCATTGAAACAGTTTGTTTCGGCTACAGTGTTCATAATATAGTACTTAAAACACAGTAAAGGTCTATTTGGTCAATTGATCCATACAGACATCTCTCATCTTTTATCAAATGAACATAGCCTTCTATCCCTTTTGTACTTACCTGCCTTTGATTAAATGCATCTATACCATTCACCAACTACTAGACAGAGTGAGCTCCACATTCTGACCATTCTCCAGGGAAAGAAAATAGTCCTCCTTATACTTATCACCCTTAGTTCTGGGTCTTCCCTGTAAGTAGAAATATCCTTGCTGCATCAACCCTCTCAAATTATTTTACAATCTTAAAGAcatatcagatcacctctcagtcttctccatGAATTCCTGCCCGTCAGACTTTCCTGATGAATATAATCTCTTAGCCTATAATATCCTGGTGAGGCTATTGTTTAACCTCCTCTTATGTCTCTATACCCTTTTATATGTAAAGCAGattatacagtattccaaatgctgtctaaCCATGGTTTAATGCAACTTCTCAGTTTGTCAATTCTTTCCATCTATAAACAAACACCATtgctttgtctgttttaaaagaaTGATGTTAATTTGCACAACTAATGTTGCCAATATATGCATTTATACTCTTTTAACTGGGCACCCTCTTAGCTCAGGGGGTTGGATGGCTGATTTACAACGCAGAATGATGCCAATAGTGTGGGCTCAGTTTCTGCACTGAGGCTACTAGGAAAGACTCTGCTcttcaatctcttccctctcctgaggcacagtgactctcaggttacactaccaccagtcgtctctctctaatgagagagatgCCTTACGGTTTGGTATGACTGACGATTTTACCTTTACCTAATTCACCTATTTTCACACACAAATGCCCCACAGGAGACATTGTTGAACTTAGAGCTCACAGATGGTTTAACCTACGATTTCCACCAATTCAGTTATACAACATAATCACCTAGTGGATTAATCTAAAAGTGCTGATAACTAACATTGTATTGAGGAGGAGTTCaggatctttctttctttttctttttctttattatgaGTGCTGATTGTATCCAGTTTTAATTGTTAATGAACCTCAGCTTAAGGCAGAACAGTTAAAGGAACTCAAATCAATGAAACATCAAACTATGGTACACTGTCAAAAGCCATTCCTTGAGACTTTTAGACCACCTCATAGTATTTCTTTGAAATCAAAATTACTAAGGAAACAAAATTTGTAAAATGTGACCAGATTTTAATATCATGGATCAAACTTTGCACTTGCCATTCACTTATAACATTCACAATACTCATGGTGTTGCAAGTAGGTTACTGGTACAGGACATGAGGGCTGCAGTCTTCCAAGCCACTGTTTTCCTATCACATGATTACAACAGACCCGTGATTAAACAGTAACTCATGGGATCTACTTACTGAAACCAAGAACTGAGGGAGGAATAATTAATTGAATCTCTTCATAAATGTATTTCACTGAATGCAACTTAAGCAACTCAGTTAGGGGTTATCTGATGCATTGGTAATGCCCCTTTGAACCAGAAGGTCAAAATTCAGGTTTCACCTGATCCAAAGTGTCATAACAcacctgaacagattgattttttaaaaatctaaaagttaaaagaTGATGTAAAGTCAGGCACTTTACACCAAGAGCTCTGGATGGCACAATCTGGTTAGCGAAGTGGTTCAAACATGTTCCATGGTTATAGAAACCAATAATTGCACACagtggttttaaaaataatttaaatggtTCTTCAGTGACTCAAGAGAATCATTTCACGTACAATTAATTCAACAGAGTCAAACATATAGCTCAGGAAAAATATTACAATTCGCGTAAATGTAACAGTTCGGAAATGAGTTAAGTGTGATGTAGTGTGTTATTAAGAAAACATTGCTTACGATCAAAAGGTTATTTGATCCAATGGTACAATTAAAAAAGTAATTAAGCCATGCAGTAAGTGCTGATGACACAAGTGAGGGTATTAGCTTGGAGTACTTATTAAATCCAACACATGGGGGAACTCATCAATAGAAAAAAATTATAACACTGCTCATACTGTTGGCCTTCTCTGTCAGTGACAAAATTGTGTGATCAGCACATACTGTTTGAACAAAAATACTTTTTCAGTGTTGGGGTAGAATGAGAGCAGAcaagtctttgatttttttttaagaaaaggattactgactggacattggttaggttaaAGTGTAGTGGTACTTATACAATTTTTACAAGAAACTTTGACAAGAATTCAGACTAGCATGTATTTGAGATTTTAACAGCAGTATTGAGACACTCATGGGTAAAAGGTACCTGCTGGACTTGGCATTATCGGTGTCCCTGGAGGACCTCCACCACCAGGGGGCCCCTATGAACAAAACACACAAATCAGCCTCTATTGAATTATTAAAGGCAGTACTTTGTATGTTGCTGTATGCTGGTATGAGGATTTGGTGTATTGCTAAATATTCTCAATACAACATTACAAAGCAGCCTTCTGAAATATAATGGGATTTCTGAGAGACCAAAGGAACTTTGGGGACCATTCCAAATGTCAAATCAAATTTACATGTCTCTTGACTGTAAACGTTGCAGATCAACAATTAGAAATATGGTTGAAACATCTCCCTTTGATtagttgttttattttcatgaacCCTTTCCACAGAGGGAGACTTGTTTAATTTTTGTAACTTTTTTGTTGCAGCCAATACCAAATATACTGCCAAATTCAGTGCTCTGCATAAATTACTCATCAAATTAGTAATATTAAATGTCACTATGACAATTTAACAATTAAaggattttttaaataaaacattcatATTTTCAAACTTAACTGAAGCACAATATTTTATTGCGACAGTTACTCCAAAATTAAAAAAAGTTATCATTCAAAACTTGTAGTCTTTAGCACAATGTAGCATATTAAACTATAAGTCATTATTTAATTGATATGACGTCTACAGTTGGGGTCAGAGGTACACCATCCTTATGCTTTTTCAAATACAATCATCTCCTTTAAA
The Chiloscyllium plagiosum isolate BGI_BamShark_2017 chromosome 11, ASM401019v2, whole genome shotgun sequence DNA segment above includes these coding regions:
- the LOC122554511 gene encoding single-stranded DNA-binding protein 3-like isoform X1 — translated: MPSPADSTNSSDNMYTMINPVPPGGSRSNFPLGPGSEGPMGGMGGIEPHHMNGSLGSGDMDGIPKNSPNNMSSITNPPGTPRDDGELGGNFLHSFQNDNDQNDETAALWKIKERMQEAVQRVDEELGAKPQF
- the LOC122554511 gene encoding single-stranded DNA-binding protein 3-like isoform X2, whose product is MPSPADSTNSSDNMYTMINPVPPGGSRSNFPLGPGSEGPMGGMGGIEPHHMNGSLGSGDMDGIPKNSPNNMSSITNPPGTPRDDGELGGNFLHSFQNDNYSPSMTMSV